In the Halictus rubicundus isolate RS-2024b chromosome 12, iyHalRubi1_principal, whole genome shotgun sequence genome, GGCATCCACTGCAATTAAACTTTCAGTACTTTCTTATCCAACTTTATATTATGAATAATCTATCAAAGTACTGCATATACTGTATGTCTGTTTGTCACAGTAGTACTGGAATAAGAATTTCTCTCAAATTAATGGCATTTAATAATTAAGTATCAGTGGGGGTATAAGGGGTATGTGAAAAAATGCAAAAACAGAAGGACCACAGATGGACATAGAACAGGGTAATAGTTTAGAGAGAAGGAAaacaaagaaaacaaaaaacaaatacGAAAAAAGAAGTAGTAGAGATAGAGAGACagtgagcgagagagcgagagagagagagagagagagaaagaaagaaagaaagaaagaaagaaaggggaaacagaaaaagaaagagaagaaaggtTTACTGTTACTCTGGTATTACTGTACTTGCATGCACAACCAACGTACACTGGGCAGTCTACGGAGCAACCAGATACCCACTTTCGCCATCTGCGCTTGGATGCCCTTGGCGACCAGTGCTTTCACAGCACCCTCTGCCGCCACTGGTGACTCAAAGTCTACAAATCCATAACCTGCAACACACAATTCCGATAAAAATTAACACGCAAGATACATCTGGGTCCATAAAGTTACCAAATTCCAATCTTTACAAAATCAAAACGTAGTATAATGAATTTGAAGAAGTACCTTTACATTTATTTGTGTTTTTATCCAAAATTGCCTTTGTAGAGGTGATAGTTCCATATCTGCAAAAACACAATATGTATTAGAAACAACACATTCTCCCTAGGTAGAAAAAAGTATAGTTTCTCTTTGCGTTGTTTAATATCGCACGAGCGACTTACTGAGAACACATGTTAACAAGGTCTTTGTCGGTTGTATTTTGGTTGAGGCCCCGGATATACAAATTTGTTTTCGATAGTTGTTCCGCCTGCTGTCCTTGTATAGCATTATTGCTAAGGCTTGTGCTCATTGTCCCGCTTTGACTACCATTGGCGCTGCTACAACTACTATTGGTGTTAGCTGGGGAGGAGGCCGTTGGTACCCGTTGTCCACCATACTGTAAAAACATCCAAGGCAAAATATAAGCAAAATATATCTGATTATTACTTAAATGTTTGATGGAATGTTACCGAATCGgacagaaagaaaagaaaggaaaagaaaagggaAACACGTATAAGGAAAGAGgaatatatgtacatgtatacataggatatactacaatattatggtgtattgcGTAGTAGGATGAAAGCTAGCTAGCCAACAATTTAGGAAGAAAATATGTATGCGACGAGAAGTCCTGGAAATCATTCTAGCCCCACCCGGTAATAGGGGTTGTAAATCACCGTGGTGCAGTGTGCGTCGATTCCTCTGCTTATCTACCTACCGGTTCTTCGAAATATCACATTTTTAGCGCAACAATATAAAGCCTATCCGCGGCGGTATCTTTCCTGTAATTTCGTACTGATCCGTGCATTTTGTACTACTCTACCGACAAATATGTTGTTTTGTTTCGTATGGAAAGATACGTGTGACCACGGATCAATGAAGAAGCTTCATGACAAATTTGGGGAGCTGGAATTCTCCGCAAAAGATTGCGCATGGTGCCAGAACGATATGTCGCGTTGTCATAGCCCCACCCGGTTTACGAAAAAAGGGGTTAACCTTTTCACTGCGCAAAGTCTAACGAATTTGTTTGGTTTGACCGATTGTCCATTTCTCGCAAAATGGTCGCATCTCGAGTTCCATTCGACTAGTTTTAATCGGCATCTTTATCGACTCTTCTTCCGTATAATGACACGAGTATACGTATGGACGCATGCTGCTTACTGCACAGAGTATGTATCTATAGAGAAACCCGTGTTCGGTGAAACAAACTTAttgacgcgacgcgatgcggcGGTTCGACAATTATCTACGCGATCGTTGGACCTTTGGGAATATTTTGACTTTTCCGTACGGTACCGACAAGAGCGTGCGGCATCATACCACCCTGTACGTGAAAtagtaaaacaaaaataaatgtaaCAAATGTATTCCTTTAATGCGGTTTACTTGACGGGACCGGCGTAATAGCGATCTTCGATTCCGTAGTGGCAGCGTTCTGCTCGGCAACTACATAGGCACACATGTATCTGCAGTACACTTGCTTCGGTTACAATGGAGACGCGACTCGGCACGCAGAATGCGTCAATGACGAGGTTGTCGCACAATCGACGAACTAGTTGACACTTTTACGAACCAATCGAACTCAAGTAAGTAAGTAGTTTGCCGGGACTCGTTTCGCGTTAACGCCAAAGGGGCAAGTATACACGAATGTAGAGGGAGGTTGGTAAGGAGATGGTGGCATAGGGAGGGAGGAAGGggacgagaaagagaaagagaaaaacttACCGACGCGTGTTGTGCGTAGGAGGCGGTGGCGTAAGGATTCGCCGTAGGCGGTAGTTGCTGTGCTCCGACGGGCATCTGACCGGCCGCCGCAGCCGCGGCCGCTGCTGCGCTCGGGTACCTCGTGTACGGTGGGTAAGCggccgccgctgccgccgcagccgcagccgcgtgAGAGGGTGGCGCTGCACCCCAGGCCGCTGCGCCGCTCGCACGATACTGTACCGGATTCCCGCCTCGTGGACCGCCGCCGGTGTTTCCCTTCAATCCGTGCCCGCctccaccaccgccgccgccgccacctccacctccgccgcctccaccgccgccgccactCGCTGGACCTACGCcgacgccgccaccgccgcccccgccgccgccgcctccggCGCCACCGGCGTTACCATTGTTAGCACCCACGTACGTCGGTCTCGGACCGTTCGTACCCTGGAAAACAGAAAATCAGAATTATAGTTGCACGATATGATGTACTTCTTGAGAACACTGTCACAACCACCTCGGTtaacccttaagggggccggcagggtttgaaatccatatgcttatgcacgggtcaaaaccttttcaaactatcgcttcaatattgcaatgagcagtttaaaagtggtcacttgcgtttcctaaaagtccaatttatgtctgtatagagcccaaattgcgaatttctacctcatcgtggagtaatttgtaatattcggcagaaaattcgaattctgaagcaagtatgacgtcacaagatggctgccgctgagagattctcttaatttcgagagatttagtgttcgtatcgaaaaaaaggctctatacagacgtagcaaattgtgttaacatttttagccgcgccattcgTGAAccgagagttcagctatttgcttctgtcaatatttaggttatgtttaatgtgtttacagaaataaattgttgctgcaatcaaagttagcaaggaattaggtaagtggggtcctcaatggaccccacgtatgcattcatgttcctaatatttagtattgtagcggctagctgggcgccggaagagaaatcttcagcgcaccagcaccaagaaagatttatggtttgcacagcataagacgctatttgtgagaaaacgtctttaacgtttttggccacttagcggacagacgTGTCCTTGTAGTTACTAGCGACgtactcaatagcgcaagtggacgccataaattttgggtagtcgaagggtctccagcctagagtgacccagcgacgcgtgcctggtttctatcacccgggaaagctgggacaGCAACTCGCACAGAAAAATATGGAAAGCCGTGCTAAAattcagaatatgccaaaatatgtgAAAGATGCACTTAGGGATTGTGGAGTTGAACCGGAGCAATCTACACTGTctgaaattgcgaatttctagcCTCATCGaggagtaatttgtaatgttcggcagaaaactcgctttctggagaaagtatgacgtcacaagatggctgccgcagacaGATTCTCTTAAAAGGGGTTATGTACAGTCAGGAGGCCCAAAAAAgcgattttttaagaatttttcctgaGAAGACTTGTACgtttattaatgtaaaaatttgtacacatATTATGGTAACTTTTAactgtattttaatattttttatttgtaaaaataataattttgaaagctgCTATAGCTGATCTCCAGGAGCTCCTCCCAAAAAAGGCGCCTTGCGGTGTATAATCTTGTAATTAATCGAAGGTTTTTTCGTACCgatgaatatttctttttttataaacaatttaaggccaaaatttttgtgaaaaatcgatttttttttagaagtcgccattttgtcaaaaaattttattttgcttattCCTTCGATTAATTACAGGATTATACATTACTTTAACGAAATCCGcttggttttttaattttagatGAAAGGCGCCTTTTTTGAGAGGAGCTCCTGGAGATCAGCTACAGcagctttcaaaattattatttttacaaataaaaaatgttaaaatacagTTAAAAGTACCATAATATGTGtgaaaatttttacattaataaatgtaaaagtcttctcaggaaaaattcttaaaaactCCCTTTTTTGGGGGCTCCTGACTGTATATAACCCCACACTTTGagcgcccaactagaaaccccaaaaattccataaaatcaaagtaagttatttaatgaaataaaaattgcaaaaaattaaatgtacgataccgagtaatcttccaactttcttgcatgttactaatcaagtttagtacaatgaatatatcaacgtaaaaattcattttaaaacctgcacaaataattccgtcacccaaatatgggtgacgcggcgccgaacgtgttaacCACCTCTGGCTCCTACACACGTGTACGATACGATTTCGACGGAACTCCGTGTATAGTTTACCAATTTATACATACTTCGAGTCAGAGGTTTTACCAGAAATGAAATACGATGCGGTACGCGTGAAATTGGAACGGGTTTCGGTCATCGGTTCTCCGATATCGCGACTCTGTTCGCATGAACACGGATCTTTGATACACTGTAACTACGAATGTTTACATACACTACCGTCCATAAGTAATcggacaccttttcaagcggaataacttttttaaaattggcccaaatgacttgaatcttttttagatgttagaccaactagtttgctagagaatgactaaacaaatgttttttttagattgcaattggttggaatgataaaaaaataaaaaaataatgttttttcaacttttttatctgatcGTATgacgataataaaaaaaatgcgttttgtagatttcgataacttatatgcatacggaaaattgaatcgaaatcggtcaacgttgcaatgagctacaaacgtttcaagatgatcacataagggcgaaattccctggcaaggtccataatctgcgactttcacccttacaCTCTCTAAACATGTTGCCTAATGTCTCGTGCACAAAATAAACTTCAGAAGTAGGTTACGATTTTGTAcatgtaataattttttttttctacattAATTGGAAATGAAGTTCTTCTTTGTTATCTATCTACTTCGAATGTTAAAATGATAACTCAAAATCAAATTGTTTACCAATACGAAAATGCAAGAAActtgaaaaactaaaatttacattttacatagtatttaaaagaaatattcCGTTAATACTTTCTGTAtgttaaaaaattacataaatgtaCAAGGTGTGCGCTACTATAAGGACCAttaaactatatatatataatatagtatatctcgaaaactatcgATTCCGCGTTGTTACGCATACACTTGtatcctttgcactcggaactattttaactcgacAACCATACATTTCTATCTACctggataatttttttttcattttatgcacACGAaactgatgcaaaaaatattttgatataacaatttttagtggcgcatcagagtcgccgctcgaaGCCTAAGGGTTAAATCCTTTCGTTCGATAGCGTAAATTAGGTAATCTAAGTTTAAAGCGAGCACGTCGAATGCAACGAAACGAAATAATTGAAAGCGTGATCACTCGAAGTACAtttcccgacgcgacgcgaagaGCGGCGAAGACGTTGATGATTGATTGTTGACGGTTTAAGGTAGACGATTGACGACAAGCACAATTCCAAAAGGGAAACGATGAGTAACCGAGCGATAAACTGTACGAAGTATTCGGGCCGATTTATATTGCCTTGAGACTGCTAagccgagacgagacgagacaagCGACGCGGCGGTGATGCATAACCGCTACAAAGGAAATCAAAGACCCTATACAGAGTGACTGTGAAACGAACTATCGTACAGCGTACAAAACCGTAAAGATGGTAAAGctcgcgatttttttttttaaatagattttgAAAATACGAAAAATACTTGGCCCGTTTATCGGTTCTACAACGCACATACTGTAGATTTGTAGTTTCAAGGTAAAAAGATGTTACGCTTTTTCAATTGGAACGATTTGCACGGCAAGTTCGTGTCAGCTTGTGTCTTTACCGAGCGTATTACGACGACTCTCGTAAGTATGCTGATACGTAGGCACGATGTATTACGTGCGAGTACAATCGGTTGGTCCGTCTGCGTCTGTTGGATCGTTGGTCGGTTGCCAAGTATATTTGTGCGTGGATAGATGCGAATAGGCCTTAATTGCGGTGTGCAGGCCCGAAAACTCACGAATAAAACTTGAACAAACAAACTTGTATTTCTAGGAACTTTTTGTTATCGACGATTCTGCCCGCCTGCCGAAACTGATCTTTCGTTTGATCCGACATCGAGCTCGAAAATTGCTTGCTCCGACGCGAATCGATCGATCGcaattaacacattcgcgaccggcacatttttccgtttctaataccgagtaccggcgaaaataatgaaattctgaagccgGTTGTCGC is a window encoding:
- the Shep gene encoding RNA binding motif single stranded interacting protein alan shepard isoform X2 → MSVRMENVAAPRKLNYKMMGTNGPRPTYVGANNGNAGGAGGGGGGGGGGGVGVGPASGGGGGGGGGGGGGGGGGGGGHGLKGNTGGGPRGGNPVQYRASGAAAWGAAPPSHAAAAAAAAAAAYPPYTRYPSAAAAAAAAAGQMPVGAQQLPPTANPYATASYAQHASYGGQRVPTASSPANTNSSCSSANGSQSGTMSTSLSNNAIQGQQAEQLSKTNLYIRGLNQNTTDKDLVNMCSQYGTITSTKAILDKNTNKCKGYGFVDFESPVAAEGAVKALVAKGIQAQMAKVGIWLLRRLPSVRWLCMQQQEQDPTNLYIANLPLNFKENDVEALLAQYGQVISTRILRDTAGQSKGVGFARMESKEKCEQIIQMFNGKALQGAKDPLLVKFADGGNKKKSLYKSTIWRETGENMALNYDTSGVGQNGVATTHMLPAATLTQYSRHYGQALPGYSVPGAPWVTPYLVQTAPPHMQQMMPSADPSNPQYGMIPQITTQMSTLHLGTGSYIAASPHPYPYTTYPPSIIHTMPLGDSEQTSNAASPDDSYQQYQAQQPK
- the Shep gene encoding RNA binding motif single stranded interacting protein alan shepard isoform X1 encodes the protein MSVRMENVAAPRKLNYKMMGTNGPRPTYVGANNGNAGGAGGGGGGGGGGGVGVGPASGGGGGGGGGGGGGGGGGGGGHGLKGNTGGGPRGGNPVQYRASGAAAWGAAPPSHAAAAAAAAAAAYPPYTRYPSAAAAAAAAAGQMPVGAQQLPPTANPYATASYAQHASYGGQRVPTASSPANTNSSCSSANGSQSGTMSTSLSNNAIQGQQAEQLSKTNLYIRGLNQNTTDKDLVNMCSQYGTITSTKAILDKNTNKCKGYGFVDFESPVAAEGAVKALVAKGIQAQMAKVGIWLLRRLPSVRWLCMQQQEQDPTNLYIANLPLNFKENDVEALLAQYGQVISTRILRDTAGQSKGVGFARMESKEKCEQIIQMFNGKALQGAKDPLLVKFADGGNKKKSLYKSTIWRETGENMALNYDTSGVGQNGVATTHMLPAATLTQYSRHYGQALPGYSVPGAPWVTPYLVQTAPPHMQQVDMMPSADPSNPQYGMIPQITTQMSTLHLGTGSYIAASPHPYPYTTYPPSIIHTMPLGDSEQTSNAASPDDSYQQYQAQQPK
- the Shep gene encoding RNA binding motif single stranded interacting protein alan shepard isoform X3, giving the protein MSVRMENVAAPRKLNYKMMGTNGPRPTYVGANNGNAGGAGGGGGGGGGGGVGVGPASGGGGGGGGGGGGGGGGGGGGHGLKGNTGGGPRGGNPVQYRASGAAAWGAAPPSHAAAAAAAAAAAYPPYTRYPSAAAAAAAAAGQMPVGAQQLPPTANPYATASYAQHASYGGQRVPTASSPANTNSSCSSANGSQSGTMSTSLSNNAIQGQQAEQLSKTNLYIRGLNQNTTDKDLVNMCSQYGTITSTKAILDKNTNKCKGYGFVDFESPVAAEGAVKALVAKGIQAQMAKVGIWLLRRLPSQQEQDPTNLYIANLPLNFKENDVEALLAQYGQVISTRILRDTAGQSKGVGFARMESKEKCEQIIQMFNGKALQGAKDPLLVKFADGGNKKKSLYKSTIWRETGENMALNYDTSGVGQNGVATTHMLPAATLTQYSRHYGQALPGYSVPGAPWVTPYLVQTAPPHMQQVDMMPSADPSNPQYGMIPQITTQMSTLHLGTGSYIAASPHPYPYTTYPPSIIHTMPLGDSEQTSNAASPDDSYQQYQAQQPK
- the Shep gene encoding RNA binding motif single stranded interacting protein alan shepard isoform X4, which translates into the protein MSVRMENVAAPRKLNYKMMGTNGPRPTYVGANNGNAGGAGGGGGGGGGGGVGVGPASGGGGGGGGGGGGGGGGGGGGHGLKGNTGGGPRGGNPVQYRASGAAAWGAAPPSHAAAAAAAAAAAYPPYTRYPSAAAAAAAAAGQMPVGAQQLPPTANPYATASYAQHASYGGQRVPTASSPANTNSSCSSANGSQSGTMSTSLSNNAIQGQQAEQLSKTNLYIRGLNQNTTDKDLVNMCSQYGTITSTKAILDKNTNKCKGYGFVDFESPVAAEGAVKALVAKGIQAQMAKQQEQDPTNLYIANLPLNFKENDVEALLAQYGQVISTRILRDTAGQSKGVGFARMESKEKCEQIIQMFNGKALQGAKDPLLVKFADGGNKKKSLYKSTIWRETGENMALNYDTSGVGQNGVATTHMLPAATLTQYSRHYGQALPGYSVPGAPWVTPYLVQTAPPHMQQVDMMPSADPSNPQYGMIPQITTQMSTLHLGTGSYIAASPHPYPYTTYPPSIIHTMPLGDSEQTSNAASPDDSYQQYQAQQPK